Proteins encoded within one genomic window of Bradyrhizobium sp. 186:
- a CDS encoding dihydrodipicolinate synthase family protein, with product MSPRISWQGVFPAVTTQFHDDLSLDIDATAKVMDGLIRDGVSGLIVCGSVGENTSLERKEKVAIMETAKSVAAGRVPVLCGIAEFTTAFAVETVKEAARIGIDGVMVMPALVYSSKPHETAAHFRAVATATDLPVMLYNNPPIYKNDVTPDILASLTDVETVVCFKDSSGDTRRFIDTRNMVGDRFVLFAGLDDVIVESIAMGAVGWVSGMSNAFPREGETLFRLAKAGRYAEAMPLYEWFMPLLHLDARPDLVQCIKLCEHIMGRGTALTRPPRLALLPQEKAGVEAMMVKALKNRPRLPDVGLKAA from the coding sequence ATGAGCCCGCGCATTTCCTGGCAAGGCGTCTTCCCGGCCGTGACCACGCAATTCCACGACGATCTCTCGCTCGACATCGATGCGACCGCGAAGGTGATGGACGGACTGATCCGCGATGGCGTGTCCGGCCTGATCGTCTGCGGCTCCGTCGGCGAGAACACCTCGCTCGAGCGCAAGGAGAAAGTCGCGATCATGGAGACGGCCAAGTCGGTCGCGGCCGGCCGCGTGCCCGTGCTATGCGGCATCGCCGAATTCACCACGGCCTTCGCGGTCGAAACGGTGAAGGAAGCCGCCCGCATCGGCATCGACGGCGTGATGGTGATGCCGGCCCTGGTCTATTCGTCCAAGCCGCACGAGACTGCCGCGCATTTCCGCGCCGTTGCCACCGCGACGGATTTGCCGGTCATGCTCTACAACAATCCGCCGATCTACAAGAACGACGTCACGCCGGACATCCTGGCCTCGCTCACCGACGTCGAGACCGTCGTCTGCTTCAAGGATTCCTCGGGCGACACGCGGCGCTTCATCGACACACGGAACATGGTTGGCGACCGTTTCGTGCTGTTCGCAGGGCTCGACGACGTCATCGTCGAGAGCATCGCCATGGGTGCGGTGGGCTGGGTGTCCGGCATGTCGAACGCCTTTCCGCGCGAGGGCGAGACGCTGTTCCGCCTCGCCAAGGCGGGACGCTATGCCGAGGCGATGCCGCTCTACGAATGGTTCATGCCGCTGCTGCATCTCGATGCGCGGCCGGACCTCGTCCAATGCATCAAGCTGTGCGAGCACATCATGGGCCGCGGCACCGCGCTGACCCGCCCGCCCCGCCTCGCGCTGCTGCCGCAGGAGAAGGCTGGGGTCGAGGCAATGATGGTCAAGGCGCTCAAGAACCGGCCGCGCCTGCCGGATGTGGGCCTGAAGGCGGCGTAG
- a CDS encoding TRAP transporter small permease: MIHGPLPDRDNRTSAAAGNNPAAVLDRGLAVLNNIIVVFAALALIAACAILSYSVLSRALFKAANYWQDEAAVFLLVGATFMTAAYVQQNRGHIGIEAFVGLLSPLANRIRLWLVDAVTLLFCGFFAWKSWTLAHEAYVDGQVSNSMWSPPLAIPYSLMAFGMSLLCVQILVQLALPFAGGRRP; encoded by the coding sequence ATGATCCACGGTCCGCTTCCGGATCGTGACAACCGGACCAGCGCTGCCGCGGGCAACAACCCTGCGGCCGTGCTCGATCGCGGTCTCGCCGTCCTCAACAACATCATCGTCGTGTTCGCGGCGCTCGCGCTGATCGCGGCCTGCGCCATCCTGAGCTACAGTGTGCTCAGCCGCGCGCTGTTCAAGGCCGCCAATTACTGGCAGGACGAGGCCGCCGTGTTCCTGCTGGTCGGCGCGACTTTCATGACGGCCGCCTATGTCCAGCAAAATCGCGGCCATATCGGCATCGAAGCCTTCGTCGGCCTGCTGTCGCCGCTGGCGAACAGGATCAGGCTCTGGCTCGTCGATGCCGTGACGCTTCTGTTCTGCGGCTTCTTCGCCTGGAAATCCTGGACGCTCGCGCACGAGGCCTATGTCGACGGCCAGGTCTCGAACTCGATGTGGTCGCCGCCGCTCGCCATCCCCTACTCGCTGATGGCGTTCGGCATGAGCCTGCTCTGCGTGCAGATCCTCGTGCAGCTTGCGCTGCCTTTCGCTGGGGGCCGGCGGCCATGA
- a CDS encoding hydroxymethylglutaryl-CoA lyase: MSDQLRIIEMGPRDGLQNEKTPVSVEARIAFVEALVAAGLTTVEVGAFVSPKAMPQMASSDAVLRGVSHVEGAEFHVLVPNEKGYDAARAAGAEVVSVFAAASEGFSGANINCTVAESIERFKPVLARAKADGVRVRGYISCVLGCPFDGEIKPKAVADLARTLWDLGCYEISLGDTIGVGTPTKAKEMLRAVSANIPAAHLAMHFHDTYGQALANLYAGMEEGVRVIDAAAGGLGGCPYAPGATGNVATEDVVYMLEGMGIRTGVDMEKLLGATNEISRLLGRPPASRVASALNAKRKRAAT; this comes from the coding sequence ATGAGCGACCAGCTTCGCATCATCGAAATGGGGCCGCGCGACGGCCTCCAGAACGAGAAGACCCCCGTCAGCGTCGAGGCTCGCATTGCCTTCGTCGAGGCGCTGGTCGCAGCAGGCCTGACCACCGTCGAGGTCGGCGCCTTCGTCTCACCCAAGGCGATGCCGCAGATGGCGAGCTCGGATGCCGTGTTGCGCGGCGTGAGCCATGTGGAGGGCGCTGAATTTCACGTACTGGTGCCGAACGAGAAGGGCTATGACGCCGCACGCGCGGCGGGCGCCGAGGTCGTCTCCGTGTTCGCGGCGGCGTCCGAGGGCTTTTCGGGCGCCAATATCAATTGCACGGTCGCGGAATCCATCGAACGGTTCAAGCCGGTGCTGGCGCGCGCCAAGGCGGACGGCGTCCGGGTCCGCGGCTATATCTCCTGCGTGCTGGGCTGTCCGTTCGACGGCGAGATCAAGCCCAAGGCGGTGGCCGATCTCGCCAGGACGCTGTGGGATCTCGGCTGCTACGAAATCTCGCTCGGCGACACCATCGGGGTCGGCACGCCCACCAAGGCGAAGGAAATGCTGCGCGCCGTCAGCGCCAACATTCCCGCCGCCCATCTTGCGATGCACTTCCACGACACCTACGGCCAGGCGCTCGCCAATCTCTATGCCGGCATGGAGGAGGGCGTCCGCGTCATCGATGCCGCCGCAGGTGGTCTCGGCGGCTGTCCCTACGCCCCCGGTGCGACCGGCAATGTCGCCACCGAGGACGTCGTCTACATGCTCGAGGGCATGGGGATCAGGACCGGCGTCGACATGGAGAAGCTGCTGGGGGCGACCAACGAGATCAGCCGCCTGCTGGGCCGCCCGCCGGCAAGCCGCGTGGCGTCCGCGTTGAACGCCAAGCGGAAGCGGGCGGCGACGTAA
- a CDS encoding TRAP transporter large permease has translation MSVFGIGLAYGIATLLVMFSGMPIAFALGAVAVVFMGIYMPAASLDTVTQNVYEEMASITLLSIPLFILKGAAIGKSRAGQDLYSALHAWLHRVPGGLGVANVFACALFAAMAGSSPATCSAIGSAGIPEMRKRGYSGGFAAGIIAAGGTLGILLPPSITMILFAVAAEKSLGRLFLAGIGPGLLLVSLFGAYAVIRFRREYAAAEAIYKNGGPQAAILARDEYTLAERFGVLPRVIPFVLLLTGVMIALYGGYATPSETAGLGGLLALALIAAIYSVWRPRDLAPIMKSTIRESTMLMMIIGMSLLYSYVMSYLHISQSAAESVVAMHLPRWGLLFAILVMVVVLGFFLPPVSIILMTAPIILPPLRAANFDIIWFGVVMTIVMEMGLIHPPVGLNIFVIRNVAPDIPLSEVIWGTLPFVLLMMAAVLLLCFVPGISTALPDLVMGPDGSR, from the coding sequence ATGAGCGTCTTCGGTATCGGCCTCGCCTACGGGATTGCGACGCTGCTCGTGATGTTCTCGGGCATGCCGATCGCGTTCGCGCTCGGCGCGGTCGCGGTCGTGTTCATGGGCATCTACATGCCCGCCGCCTCCCTCGATACGGTGACGCAGAACGTCTACGAGGAGATGGCCTCGATCACACTGCTGTCGATCCCGCTCTTCATCCTGAAGGGCGCAGCGATCGGCAAGTCGCGCGCCGGGCAGGATCTCTATTCGGCACTGCATGCCTGGCTGCATCGCGTGCCTGGCGGGCTCGGCGTTGCCAACGTCTTTGCCTGCGCGCTGTTTGCGGCAATGGCCGGCTCCTCACCTGCGACCTGCTCCGCGATCGGCTCGGCCGGCATCCCCGAGATGCGCAAGCGCGGCTATTCCGGCGGCTTTGCCGCCGGAATCATCGCCGCTGGCGGCACGCTCGGCATTTTGTTGCCGCCCTCGATCACCATGATCCTGTTTGCTGTCGCTGCCGAAAAATCGCTCGGCCGCCTCTTCCTCGCCGGCATCGGCCCCGGCCTGTTGCTGGTCTCGCTGTTCGGCGCCTATGCCGTGATCCGCTTCCGCCGGGAATATGCGGCAGCCGAAGCGATCTACAAGAACGGCGGCCCCCAAGCGGCGATCCTGGCCCGCGACGAGTACACGCTCGCCGAACGCTTCGGCGTGCTGCCCCGCGTGATCCCCTTCGTGCTGCTGCTGACCGGCGTCATGATCGCGCTCTATGGCGGCTACGCCACGCCGTCGGAGACCGCCGGCCTCGGCGGCCTGCTGGCGCTCGCACTGATCGCGGCGATCTACAGCGTGTGGCGGCCGCGCGACCTTGCGCCCATCATGAAGTCGACGATCCGGGAATCGACCATGCTGATGATGATCATCGGCATGTCGCTGCTCTATTCCTACGTAATGAGCTATCTGCACATCTCGCAGTCGGCGGCCGAATCCGTCGTCGCGATGCATCTGCCGCGCTGGGGCCTGCTGTTCGCGATCCTCGTCATGGTCGTCGTGCTCGGCTTCTTCCTGCCGCCGGTCTCGATCATCCTGATGACGGCGCCGATCATCCTGCCGCCCTTACGTGCCGCCAATTTCGACATCATCTGGTTCGGCGTCGTCATGACGATCGTGATGGAGATGGGGCTGATCCACCCGCCGGTCGGCCTCAACATCTTCGTCATCCGCAACGTCGCGCCCGATATCCCCCTAAGCGAGGTGATCTGGGGCACGCTGCCGTTCGTGCTCTTGATGATGGCGGCTGTGCTGCTGCTGTGCTTCGTGCCGGGGATCTCGACCGCGCTGCCGGACCTGGTGATGGGACCGGACGGCAGCAGGTGA
- a CDS encoding TRAP transporter substrate-binding protein: MPISRRRFLAASAAVPLFAPSLALAQAKEFRLGLITPNGHSWNKAALKFGDDLKAATSGRLTVTVFHSGQLGNEPAMMQQLQSGALDMGFIQAAELGSRVPHIAAINAPYIVRSTPAVAKFVRHPTAIKLFEVLPQETGTIGLGWGITGMRAVFSSKDLTTLADIRGMKLRINPTPVYRDFYSSLGAAPTPIPTPQVFDAMANGQVDGLEADLEFSWNQRFDKVSKVILQMNAVFMPMAAVVSGRVWQSLPAADRELIAKTVKSTLDAQIDELASNEPTLIENFRNAPIPIRQVPAGDTEAVIAEFDKIWLPKAPVLAELRKVGATL, encoded by the coding sequence ATGCCGATCTCACGTCGCCGCTTTCTCGCCGCCAGCGCAGCCGTGCCGCTGTTCGCCCCGTCGCTGGCGCTGGCCCAGGCCAAGGAATTTCGCCTCGGCCTGATCACGCCCAACGGCCATTCCTGGAACAAGGCCGCGCTCAAATTCGGCGACGATCTCAAGGCCGCCACCAGCGGCCGCCTGACCGTGACCGTGTTCCACTCCGGCCAGCTCGGCAATGAGCCCGCGATGATGCAGCAATTGCAATCCGGTGCGCTCGACATGGGCTTCATCCAGGCCGCAGAGCTTGGCTCGCGCGTGCCGCACATCGCCGCGATCAATGCGCCCTACATCGTCCGCTCGACGCCTGCGGTCGCGAAATTCGTGCGGCATCCGACGGCCATCAAGCTGTTCGAGGTGCTGCCGCAGGAGACCGGAACGATTGGGCTCGGCTGGGGCATCACCGGCATGCGCGCCGTGTTCTCGTCCAAGGATCTGACGACGCTGGCCGACATCCGCGGCATGAAGCTGCGCATCAATCCGACCCCGGTCTATCGCGATTTCTACTCCTCGCTGGGAGCTGCTCCGACGCCAATCCCGACGCCGCAGGTGTTCGACGCGATGGCGAACGGCCAGGTCGATGGCCTCGAAGCCGATCTCGAATTCTCCTGGAACCAGCGCTTCGACAAGGTGTCGAAGGTGATCCTGCAGATGAACGCCGTCTTCATGCCGATGGCGGCGGTCGTCTCGGGCCGGGTCTGGCAGTCGCTGCCGGCTGCCGACCGCGAACTGATCGCCAAGACGGTGAAGTCGACACTGGACGCGCAGATCGACGAGCTCGCCTCCAACGAGCCAACTCTGATCGAGAACTTCCGCAACGCGCCGATCCCGATCCGGCAGGTGCCGGCCGGCGACACCGAGGCGGTGATTGCCGAGTTCGACAAGATCTGGCTGCCCAAGGCGCCGGTCCTGGCCGAATTGCGCAAGGTCGGCGCGACGCTCTGA
- a CDS encoding DUF6481 family protein — translation MSGFREPGFTDRQKAAQEARKNLLNKFKSQPGPDDPAVVARRAERETLAAKRAEVKASREAEKTEQKRREEEAAALEAARIAREAEEAVMKAAEAEAEQKARRDARYAARKAKRK, via the coding sequence ATGAGTGGATTCAGGGAACCAGGCTTCACAGACCGGCAAAAGGCGGCGCAGGAAGCACGTAAAAATCTTTTGAACAAGTTCAAGTCCCAACCGGGGCCTGACGATCCAGCCGTCGTGGCGCGGCGTGCCGAGCGCGAGACGCTCGCGGCGAAGCGCGCCGAGGTGAAGGCTTCGCGCGAGGCCGAGAAGACCGAACAGAAGCGTCGCGAGGAAGAGGCCGCGGCACTGGAAGCCGCGCGGATCGCCCGCGAAGCGGAAGAAGCGGTGATGAAGGCGGCTGAAGCCGAGGCCGAGCAAAAGGCCAGGCGGGACGCCCGCTACGCCGCCCGCAAGGCCAAGCGGAAGTAG
- a CDS encoding IS1182 family transposase, which yields MSKTFRPWDVDQVWLLPPSVQDLVPPGHVAHFVRDTVRTGLDLSAIMDAYDEERGFPPYHPGMMVALLLYAYSQGIYSSRRIARGCEERLDFAAVTGMQRPDFRTISEFRKRHLAALSGLFRQVLKLCREAGLVKLGHVALDGTKIKANAGINKAMSYGRMKEAEPRLAAEVQRWFAEAAQTDKAEDRQFGALKRGDEMPDWMANKEKRLEKIRAAKAALEAEAKAAAETKAASKPDDDGSGDGGRGRPGRKSKPVTAEPSDKAQRNFTDPDSRVMPTKNGFIQGYNAQAAVDGAHQIIVAHTLTNSPSDQAQLAPLLDAIKANLGTNPDEASADAGYCSQANLRTLVRRRIEGYVATGRQKHGTKAATAKRKLKSGTLIARMSTKLKRAGYRSRYRLRKQIVEPVFGQIKQARGFRQFLLRGIDKVKAEWAMICTAHNLTKLAAVR from the coding sequence ATGAGCAAGACATTTCGTCCTTGGGACGTTGATCAGGTTTGGCTGCTGCCGCCGTCGGTCCAGGATTTGGTGCCTCCCGGGCACGTGGCCCACTTTGTTCGCGACACGGTTCGCACGGGTTTGGACCTGTCGGCGATCATGGATGCCTACGACGAGGAGCGCGGCTTTCCGCCCTATCATCCTGGCATGATGGTGGCGCTGCTGCTTTATGCTTACAGCCAGGGGATCTACTCGTCGCGCAGGATCGCTCGGGGCTGCGAGGAGCGGCTGGATTTTGCGGCAGTAACGGGGATGCAGCGTCCGGACTTCCGCACGATCAGCGAGTTCCGCAAGCGCCATCTGGCCGCGCTATCGGGCCTGTTCCGGCAGGTCTTGAAGCTGTGCCGCGAGGCCGGCCTTGTGAAGCTTGGCCATGTGGCGCTCGATGGCACCAAGATCAAGGCCAATGCCGGGATCAACAAGGCGATGAGCTATGGCCGGATGAAAGAGGCCGAACCGAGGCTTGCTGCCGAAGTCCAACGCTGGTTCGCCGAAGCCGCTCAGACCGACAAGGCCGAGGACCGCCAGTTCGGAGCCTTGAAGCGCGGCGACGAGATGCCGGACTGGATGGCCAATAAAGAGAAGCGGCTCGAGAAGATCCGGGCCGCCAAGGCCGCGCTGGAAGCCGAAGCCAAGGCTGCTGCCGAAACCAAAGCCGCCTCGAAGCCGGACGACGACGGCTCCGGCGACGGCGGCAGGGGCCGGCCGGGACGCAAGTCCAAGCCTGTCACGGCAGAGCCGAGCGACAAGGCGCAACGCAACTTCACCGATCCCGACAGCCGCGTGATGCCGACCAAAAACGGCTTCATCCAGGGCTACAACGCACAGGCCGCCGTCGATGGCGCCCATCAGATCATCGTGGCGCACACGCTGACCAACTCGCCGAGCGATCAGGCGCAGCTCGCACCCTTGCTCGATGCCATCAAAGCCAATCTCGGGACGAACCCGGATGAAGCATCGGCCGATGCGGGCTATTGCTCGCAAGCCAATCTTCGCACGCTCGTTCGACGCCGGATCGAGGGCTACGTCGCCACTGGACGGCAAAAGCACGGCACCAAGGCGGCCACGGCAAAAAGGAAGCTCAAATCCGGCACGCTGATCGCCAGAATGAGCACAAAGCTCAAGCGCGCAGGCTATCGAAGCCGGTATCGATTGCGAAAACAGATCGTCGAGCCCGTCTTCGGCCAGATCAAGCAGGCAAGAGGCTTCCGCCAGTTCCTCCTGCGCGGCATCGACAAGGTCAAAGCCGAATGGGCCATGATCTGCACCGCCCACAACCTCACAAAACTCGCAGCAGTACGCTAA
- the dctP gene encoding TRAP transporter substrate-binding protein DctP encodes MLTRRHLLATAVAAPAILRFGTGTAHAATTLKISHQFPGGTIDKGDFRDRLCRMFATEVAKRSNGDIAAEIYPNSSLIKTNAQFSAMRKGALDISLYPMPYAGGELPETNIGLMPGLVTTYDQGLRWKKEPVGKALTDFLADKGIILLTWVWQAGGVASRSKPIVSPEDAKGMKVRGGSREMDMVLQTAGASVLSVPSNELYAAMQTGACDAGITSSTSLISFRLEEVAKSLTSGAGASYWFMLEPLMMSKAIFDKLPKNQQDVLLAVGTELEAFGRKGAQDDDVEVAKVYEKAGAKVSALDATTVGKWRDIARDTAWKDYGAKTATAANLLKLATDVAA; translated from the coding sequence ATGCTCACGCGCCGCCACCTGCTTGCGACCGCCGTCGCCGCACCCGCCATTCTTCGCTTCGGTACCGGTACCGCGCATGCCGCGACCACGCTGAAGATCTCGCATCAGTTTCCGGGCGGCACCATCGACAAGGGTGATTTTCGCGACCGGCTCTGCCGCATGTTCGCCACTGAGGTGGCCAAGCGCAGCAATGGCGACATCGCCGCGGAAATCTATCCGAACTCCTCGCTGATCAAGACCAACGCGCAGTTCTCCGCGATGCGTAAAGGCGCACTCGACATCAGCCTCTATCCGATGCCGTACGCCGGCGGCGAATTGCCGGAGACCAATATCGGCCTGATGCCGGGTCTCGTGACAACCTACGACCAGGGCCTGCGCTGGAAGAAGGAGCCGGTCGGCAAGGCGCTGACCGACTTCCTCGCCGACAAGGGCATCATCCTGCTGACCTGGGTATGGCAGGCCGGCGGCGTCGCCAGCCGTTCCAAGCCGATCGTATCGCCGGAAGATGCCAAGGGCATGAAGGTACGCGGCGGCTCGCGCGAGATGGACATGGTGCTCCAGACCGCCGGCGCCTCGGTGCTGTCGGTCCCGTCGAACGAACTCTACGCGGCGATGCAGACCGGCGCGTGCGATGCCGGCATCACCTCCTCCACCAGCCTGATCTCGTTCCGGCTCGAAGAGGTCGCGAAGTCGCTGACCTCGGGCGCAGGCGCCTCCTACTGGTTCATGCTGGAGCCGCTGATGATGTCGAAGGCGATCTTCGACAAGCTGCCGAAGAACCAGCAGGACGTCCTGCTCGCGGTCGGCACCGAGCTCGAAGCTTTCGGCCGCAAGGGCGCGCAGGACGACGACGTCGAGGTTGCCAAGGTCTACGAGAAGGCCGGCGCCAAGGTCAGCGCGCTCGATGCCACGACCGTCGGCAAGTGGCGCGACATCGCCCGCGACACCGCCTGGAAGGACTACGGCGCCAAGACGGCGACCGCGGCGAACCTGCTCAAGCTCGCCACCGACGTCGCGGCATGA
- a CDS encoding IS256 family transposase, which translates to MSNDNVIQLIQPGIFDDQLTEVLRNGARALLAKAVEAEVADFLGQHADLKTRDGHQRVVRHGHLPEREVMTGIGPVAVRQPRVRDREVAAADPGRIRFSPSILSPYMRRSKSIETLLPILYLKGISTGDFSEALAALLGKDAAGLSASAIGRLKDGWLDEHGAWQKRDLSAKRYVYIWADGIHLEARLEDEKQCILVLIGATPEGRKELVGFTDGARESAHDWRDLLLDLKRRGLDVPPQLVIADGALGFWKAAGEVWPKTREQRCWVHKTANVLAKLPKSQQPKAKRALQEIWMAETKATAELAFDAFIESYALKYEKAADCLRKDRDTLLAFYDFPAEHWKHLRTTNPIESTFATVRHRTIRSKGCLSNKTALAMVFKLVEGAQKNWRRLDGHNQLPKLVLGVTFNNGIEVIAKPTDRQPATAAA; encoded by the coding sequence GTGTCCAACGATAACGTCATCCAACTGATTCAGCCAGGAATCTTCGACGATCAACTCACAGAAGTCTTGCGCAACGGGGCACGTGCCCTTCTCGCCAAAGCGGTCGAGGCTGAGGTCGCGGACTTTCTCGGCCAGCATGCCGATTTGAAGACCCGGGACGGCCACCAGCGCGTCGTCCGCCACGGTCACCTGCCGGAGCGCGAGGTGATGACCGGCATCGGTCCGGTCGCCGTCCGCCAGCCACGTGTACGCGATCGTGAGGTGGCCGCTGCCGATCCTGGCCGCATCCGGTTCTCGCCGTCGATCCTGTCGCCCTACATGCGCCGCTCGAAGTCGATCGAAACGCTGTTGCCGATCCTATATCTGAAGGGTATTTCGACTGGCGACTTCTCCGAAGCGCTGGCGGCGCTGCTTGGCAAGGATGCTGCCGGGTTGTCGGCATCCGCCATCGGCCGACTGAAGGACGGCTGGCTCGACGAGCACGGCGCGTGGCAGAAGCGCGATCTGTCGGCCAAGCGCTACGTCTACATCTGGGCTGATGGCATCCATCTCGAAGCCCGCCTCGAAGACGAAAAGCAGTGCATCCTCGTGCTGATCGGCGCGACGCCGGAGGGCCGCAAGGAACTGGTCGGCTTCACCGATGGCGCCCGTGAGAGCGCGCACGACTGGCGCGATCTGCTGCTCGACCTGAAGCGGCGCGGGCTCGACGTGCCCCCGCAGCTCGTCATCGCCGATGGCGCACTCGGGTTCTGGAAGGCGGCCGGTGAGGTCTGGCCGAAAACGCGCGAGCAGCGCTGCTGGGTGCACAAGACCGCCAACGTACTTGCCAAGCTGCCGAAGAGCCAGCAGCCGAAAGCCAAACGCGCGTTGCAGGAGATATGGATGGCCGAAACCAAGGCCACAGCCGAGCTGGCGTTCGACGCCTTCATCGAGAGCTACGCGCTGAAATACGAGAAGGCCGCCGATTGCCTGCGCAAGGATCGAGACACGCTGCTGGCTTTCTACGACTTCCCGGCAGAGCATTGGAAACACCTGCGCACGACCAACCCCATCGAAAGCACCTTCGCCACCGTGCGTCATCGCACGATCCGATCGAAGGGCTGTCTATCCAACAAGACCGCGCTCGCGATGGTCTTCAAACTGGTCGAGGGCGCCCAGAAAAATTGGCGTCGTCTCGATGGCCACAACCAGTTGCCAAAACTCGTTCTCGGTGTGACATTCAACAACGGGATCGAGGTCATCGCCAAGCCGACCGACCGTCAGCCCGCAACCGCCGCCGCCTGA
- a CDS encoding pentapeptide MXKDX repeat protein has protein sequence MTIRTRIVLGVSAAALSLGLALSPAAFAQDKMGKDDGMMKKDTMAKDGMKKDAMSKDDGMKKDTMSKDGMKKDDGMMKKN, from the coding sequence ATGACCATTCGTACCCGCATCGTGCTCGGCGTCTCGGCTGCCGCTCTCTCGCTTGGCCTGGCGCTTTCGCCGGCTGCCTTTGCTCAGGACAAGATGGGCAAGGACGACGGCATGATGAAGAAGGACACGATGGCCAAGGACGGCATGAAGAAGGATGCCATGTCCAAGGACGACGGCATGAAGAAGGATACGATGTCGAAGGACGGCATGAAGAAAGACGACGGGATGATGAAGAAGAATTGA
- a CDS encoding IS5 family transposase (programmed frameshift), with translation MWTKENRGRYDRSRLRYPSDLTDEEWALVEPLIAPAKRGGNKRTVDVREVINGLMYVLSTGCQWRAIPKDLPPRSTVHDYFDLWAWNGTLDRIHHALYVQCRELANREPSPSAAIIDSQSVKSAGKRGAWIDPHGYDAGKKIKGKKRHILVDTQGLLLHALVHSADIQDRDGGVLVMATLFGLHPFLLKLYADGGYQGPIFQSAVRKILRQIDVEIVKRSDTAKSFAILPKRWIVERTIAWLNRCRRLAKDWECLNRKALAFLRLASIRLMLRKLCQKTA, from the exons ATGTGGACGAAGGAGAACCGCGGTCGTTACGACCGAAGCCGGCTACGCTATCCAAGCGATTTGACTGATGAGGAATGGGCGTTGGTGGAGCCGCTGATTGCGCCAGCCAAGCGAGGCGGCAACAAGCGCACGGTCGATGTGCGCGAGGTGATCAATGGCCTGATGTATGTGCTGAGCACCGGTTGCCAATGGCGAGCGATCCCGAAGGACCTGCCGCCACGCAGCACGGTGCACGACTATTTTGACTTGTGGGCTTGGAACGGCACGCTCGATCGCATCCATCACGCGCTCTATGTACAATGTCGAGAATTGGCTAACCGAGAACCCAGCCCGAGCGCCGCCATCATCGACAGTCAAAGCGTCAAGAGCGCGG GAAAAAGGGGGGCGTGGATCGACCCGCATGGCTACGATGCGGGCAAGAAGATCAAGGGCAAGAAGCGCCACATCCTAGTCGATACTCAAGGCTTGCTGCTCCACGCCCTCGTGCATTCGGCGGACATCCAGGATCGTGACGGTGGGGTGCTGGTGATGGCCACGCTGTTTGGCCTGCATCCATTCCTGCTGAAGCTCTATGCTGACGGCGGCTATCAGGGGCCGATCTTTCAGTCCGCCGTTCGCAAAATCCTCCGGCAAATCGACGTCGAGATCGTCAAGCGCTCCGATACAGCAAAGAGTTTTGCGATCTTGCCCAAGCGATGGATCGTCGAACGCACCATCGCCTGGCTCAACCGCTGCCGCCGTTTGGCCAAGGATTGGGAGTGCCTCAACCGAAAGGCATTGGCGTTCTTGCGCCTCGCCTCAATCCGCCTCATGCTGCGAAAGCTCTGCCAAAAAACAGCATGA